In the Campylobacter showae genome, one interval contains:
- the tig gene encoding trigger factor, with protein sequence MQIKTKAIDAVNASLSAKIPSADVKAKLENAAKKAAKNMKIDGFRAGKVPVNVVLKRYEKELTADAEQDALKDAIDAGLKELNRKFEEVIGEPIVTKFDRGENEIDAEIEISFKPVINIDGYEELIENVSAPRVTKKEIDERKNEILKMMAPLEKVEKAALEKGDFAKFDFEGFVDGVAFEGGKAENYLLEIGSGQFIPGFEDGMIGLKVGEERDVKVKFPAEYGAAHLAGKDATFKVKLHEIQGKKVPEEIDEETLKRIMPGEEKVSVELFEERLKEQIKAEKHAKNVNEELKPKFADAIVAKFNFDVPKNIVEQEMDMQFRGAWSSFTPEQMAKFREDKDALTKQRETYRDDAVKSVKLTFIIDELARRRDIKVSDQELIQAVYFEAYRSGVDPKQHLENYKNQGILPAIKMSMIEEKLFNEMFALKSDKKEKKAE encoded by the coding sequence ATGCAAATCAAAACCAAGGCGATCGACGCCGTAAATGCTTCGCTAAGTGCGAAAATACCGAGCGCGGACGTAAAAGCCAAACTCGAAAACGCTGCGAAAAAAGCTGCGAAAAATATGAAAATAGACGGATTTAGAGCGGGCAAAGTGCCGGTAAACGTGGTGCTAAAACGCTACGAAAAAGAGCTAACCGCCGATGCCGAGCAAGACGCGCTAAAAGACGCGATAGACGCAGGTCTAAAAGAGCTAAATAGAAAATTTGAAGAGGTTATCGGCGAGCCGATCGTGACGAAATTTGACAGAGGCGAGAACGAGATCGACGCGGAGATCGAAATCTCGTTTAAACCCGTCATAAACATCGACGGCTACGAGGAACTAATAGAGAACGTCAGCGCGCCGCGCGTAACGAAAAAAGAGATCGACGAGAGAAAAAACGAAATTTTAAAAATGATGGCTCCGCTAGAAAAAGTGGAAAAAGCCGCGCTTGAAAAGGGCGATTTCGCTAAATTCGACTTCGAGGGCTTCGTAGACGGCGTTGCGTTTGAGGGCGGTAAAGCCGAAAACTACCTGCTAGAAATCGGCTCGGGTCAGTTTATACCTGGCTTTGAGGACGGTATGATCGGGCTAAAAGTCGGAGAGGAGCGCGACGTGAAGGTTAAATTTCCGGCCGAGTACGGCGCTGCTCACCTTGCGGGCAAAGACGCGACATTTAAAGTAAAGCTACACGAAATCCAAGGTAAAAAAGTGCCTGAAGAGATCGACGAAGAGACGCTAAAACGCATCATGCCGGGCGAGGAAAAGGTAAGCGTCGAGCTATTTGAAGAGAGACTAAAAGAACAGATCAAAGCCGAGAAGCACGCTAAAAACGTAAACGAGGAGCTAAAGCCTAAATTTGCCGACGCGATCGTGGCTAAATTTAACTTCGACGTGCCGAAAAATATCGTAGAACAAGAGATGGATATGCAGTTCCGCGGCGCTTGGAGCAGCTTTACGCCTGAGCAGATGGCTAAATTTAGAGAGGACAAAGACGCTCTAACCAAACAGCGCGAGACATACCGCGACGACGCGGTAAAAAGCGTGAAACTAACGTTTATAATAGACGAGCTAGCGCGCCGCAGAGATATCAAAGTAAGTGACCAAGAGCTGATCCAAGCGGTGTATTTTGAGGCGTATCGCTCGGGCGTAGATCCGAAACAGCACCTTGAAAACTATAAAAACCAAGGAATTTTGCCTGCGATCAAAATGTCGATGATCGAGGAGAAGCTATTTAACGAGATGTTTGCGCTAAAGAGCGATAAGAAAGAGAAAAAGGCGGAGTAA
- the folE gene encoding GTP cyclohydrolase I FolE → MQENLKNENLKKEKFESCVEQMLNLVGEDPRREGLAKTPERVFKAYEFLTSGYWQDPKVVLNDALFDSSNNEMVLVRDIEFYSLCEHHLLPFFGRVHVAYIPNHKVVGLSKIPRMVNIFARRLQIQEQLTEQIAQAVQEVIKPKGVGVVIEARHMCVEMRGVGKINSTTTTSALRGCFLNSSETRREFFSLINSHKEVRF, encoded by the coding sequence ATGCAAGAAAATTTAAAAAATGAGAATTTAAAAAAAGAAAAGTTTGAAAGTTGCGTCGAGCAGATGCTAAATCTAGTCGGCGAAGACCCGCGCAGAGAGGGGCTAGCTAAAACTCCCGAGCGCGTTTTTAAAGCTTACGAGTTTTTAACGAGCGGCTACTGGCAAGACCCAAAAGTCGTGCTAAACGACGCGCTGTTTGATAGCTCAAATAACGAAATGGTGCTCGTGCGAGATATCGAATTTTACAGCCTTTGCGAGCATCATTTGCTGCCGTTTTTCGGGCGCGTGCACGTGGCCTACATCCCAAATCACAAGGTCGTGGGCCTTAGCAAAATCCCGCGTATGGTAAATATCTTCGCCCGCCGCCTGCAGATCCAAGAGCAGCTTACAGAGCAGATCGCGCAGGCCGTACAAGAGGTCATCAAGCCAAAAGGCGTGGGCGTCGTCATCGAGGCGCGCCACATGTGCGTGGAGATGCGAGGCGTGGGCAAGATCAACTCGACCACGACGACATCGGCGCTACGAGGCTGTTTTTTAAATAGCAGCGAGACTAGACGCGAGTTTTTCTCCCTTATAAATTCGCACAAAGAAGTGAGATTTTAG
- the fliI gene encoding flagellar protein export ATPase FliI, translating to MSLDSLKSKLSANLSLSSVFGVIERISATTIEISGLRPSIGDIVQICAKDKSKSGLAMVTEVRQNTALISPFGFVEGYKIGDFVYQSDQGMKIPVGDALLGRVVDPFMNPKDGKGAIATTEYAPIMQAPIDAMKRGLIDEIFSVGVKSIDGLLTCGKGQKLGIFAGSGVGKSTLMGMIVKNSQAPIKVVALIGERGREVPEFIEKNLRGDLSGTVVIVATSDDSPLMRKYGAFCAMSVAEYFKNQGKDVLFIMDSVTRFAMAQREIGLALGEPPTSKGYPPSVLTLLPQLMERAGKEEGKGSITAFFTVLVDGDDMSDPIADQSRSILDGHIVLSREMTDFGIYPPINILNSASRVMSDIATKEHRANAAKLKRLYSLLKENEVLLRIGAYQKGSDKELDLAISKKEFIDNFLKQDAEEGFSFEQTQELLGGIN from the coding sequence GTGAGCTTAGATAGCTTAAAATCAAAACTGAGCGCAAATTTATCTCTCTCTAGCGTCTTTGGCGTGATCGAGCGAATTTCTGCTACGACGATAGAGATTTCGGGCCTTCGCCCTAGCATCGGCGACATCGTACAAATTTGCGCTAAAGACAAGAGCAAAAGCGGGCTGGCGATGGTGACTGAAGTGCGGCAAAATACCGCGCTCATCTCGCCCTTTGGCTTTGTAGAAGGCTACAAGATCGGCGACTTCGTCTATCAAAGCGACCAGGGCATGAAAATCCCCGTCGGCGACGCCCTTTTGGGGCGCGTAGTGGATCCTTTTATGAATCCAAAAGACGGCAAAGGCGCGATCGCTACGACCGAGTACGCTCCGATCATGCAAGCTCCGATCGATGCGATGAAGCGCGGACTAATAGATGAAATTTTTAGCGTCGGGGTTAAAAGCATCGACGGGCTGCTAACCTGCGGCAAAGGCCAGAAACTAGGCATTTTTGCGGGTTCTGGCGTGGGCAAAAGTACGCTCATGGGCATGATCGTGAAAAACTCGCAAGCTCCGATCAAGGTTGTCGCGCTTATCGGCGAGCGCGGCCGCGAAGTGCCGGAGTTTATAGAGAAAAATTTACGTGGCGATCTAAGCGGAACCGTCGTCATCGTAGCCACCAGCGACGATAGCCCGTTGATGCGAAAATACGGCGCCTTTTGCGCGATGAGCGTGGCCGAATACTTTAAAAACCAAGGTAAAGACGTGCTTTTCATTATGGATAGCGTGACAAGGTTTGCAATGGCGCAGCGAGAGATAGGTCTTGCTCTTGGCGAGCCGCCGACGTCCAAGGGCTACCCGCCATCCGTACTTACCCTACTGCCTCAACTGATGGAGCGCGCAGGCAAAGAAGAGGGCAAAGGCAGCATAACGGCCTTTTTCACGGTGCTAGTCGACGGCGACGATATGAGCGATCCGATAGCCGACCAGAGCCGCTCGATCCTAGACGGCCACATCGTGCTTAGCCGCGAGATGACGGACTTTGGTATCTACCCGCCTATAAACATCCTAAACTCCGCCTCGCGCGTAATGAGCGACATCGCGACCAAAGAGCACAGGGCAAACGCCGCCAAGCTAAAGCGCCTCTACTCGCTTCTAAAAGAAAACGAGGTCCTGCTACGCATCGGCGCGTATCAAAAAGGCAGCGACAAAGAGCTAGACCTTGCTATCTCGAAAAAAGAATTTATAGATAACTTCCTAAAACAAGACGCCGAAGAGGGCTTTAGCTTCGAGCAGACGCAAGAGCTGCTGGGCGGGATAAATTAG
- a CDS encoding NifS family cysteine desulfurase: protein MRVYLDNNATTMVDPEAFELMKPFFCEKYGNPNSLHRFGSETHPALRRAMDQLYAGINASDNDDIVVTGCATESNNWVAKGVFFDHILNKEKDHVIISAVEHPAISATFEFLKKYGVRVSYVPVNENGLLDPNDLRKLIDDKTALVSIMWANNETGTIFPIKECAEIAHEHGALFHTDATQTVGKIKINVRDMGVDFMSFSAHKFHGPKGVGGLYIKDSQKLTSLLHGGEHMGGRRSGTLDVAGIVGMAQALENSNKLIEFENLHVRRLRDKLEDALLELPDVSVVGERAHRLPNTILAAIKGVEGEAMLWDLNQAGIAASTGSACASETLESNPIMEAIGASSDLAHTALRLSLSRFNTEEEIDYAIEHIKKAVVRLRSISSTYAYNPNGK from the coding sequence GTGAGAGTATATCTAGACAACAATGCCACGACGATGGTCGATCCCGAAGCTTTCGAGCTTATGAAGCCGTTTTTTTGCGAGAAATACGGCAATCCAAACTCGCTTCATAGATTCGGCTCAGAGACACACCCTGCGCTTCGCCGCGCGATGGATCAGCTCTATGCCGGCATAAACGCGAGCGACAACGACGACATCGTGGTCACGGGCTGCGCCACCGAGAGCAACAACTGGGTGGCTAAGGGCGTATTTTTCGATCATATATTAAATAAAGAGAAAGATCACGTCATCATTAGCGCAGTCGAGCATCCGGCTATCTCGGCAACTTTTGAGTTTCTCAAAAAGTACGGCGTACGCGTGAGCTACGTACCCGTAAACGAAAACGGCCTGCTCGATCCAAACGACCTAAGAAAGCTCATCGACGACAAGACCGCGCTCGTTAGCATCATGTGGGCAAATAACGAAACGGGCACCATTTTCCCGATCAAAGAGTGCGCGGAGATCGCTCACGAGCACGGCGCGCTATTTCACACCGACGCGACGCAAACCGTCGGCAAGATCAAGATAAACGTGCGCGATATGGGCGTGGATTTTATGAGCTTTTCGGCGCATAAATTTCATGGACCAAAAGGCGTGGGCGGCCTATATATCAAAGACTCGCAAAAGCTAACGAGCCTGCTTCACGGCGGCGAACATATGGGCGGCAGACGCAGCGGGACGCTCGATGTCGCGGGCATCGTCGGCATGGCGCAAGCGCTGGAAAACAGCAACAAGCTAATCGAGTTTGAAAATCTGCACGTTAGACGCCTGCGCGACAAGCTCGAGGACGCGCTGCTAGAGCTACCCGACGTCTCGGTCGTGGGAGAGCGCGCCCACAGGCTGCCAAACACCATCCTAGCCGCCATAAAAGGCGTCGAGGGCGAGGCTATGCTGTGGGATCTAAATCAGGCCGGTATCGCGGCGTCTACGGGTTCGGCGTGCGCGTCTGAGACGCTAGAGAGCAACCCGATAATGGAAGCCATCGGAGCTAGCAGCGATCTGGCGCATACGGCGCTAAGGCTGTCGCTGTCGAGGTTTAATACCGAAGAAGAGATCGACTACGCGATAGAGCATATCAAAAAGGCGGTGGTGAGGCTGAGAAGTATATCAAGCACGTACGCCTACAACCCTAACGGCAAGTAA
- a CDS encoding iron-sulfur cluster assembly scaffold protein, with product MAKNNLIGGSIWDEYSQNVQDRMNNPKFMGEITEDEAKARGGKLIVADFGAESCGDAVRLYWLVDEKTDRIMDAKFKSFGCGTAVASSDTMAELCVGKTVDEAVKITNIDVEKAMRDTPDVPAVPPQKMHCSVMAYDVIKAAAAQYKGVDPEHFEDEIIVCECARVSLGTIKEVIRLNDLHTVEEITQYTKAGAFCKSCVRPGGHEKREYYLVDILADTRAEMEQEKKQAVIDAQVSGKFDNVSFESMTVVGQLKAIESVIDRDIRPMLMMDGGNMEILDLQKDAEGKFDVYIRYIGACSGCASGATGTLYAIENVLQENLSPNIRVLPI from the coding sequence ATGGCAAAAAATAATCTAATAGGCGGTTCGATTTGGGACGAATACTCCCAAAACGTCCAAGACCGCATGAACAATCCCAAATTTATGGGCGAGATCACCGAGGACGAGGCTAAAGCAAGAGGCGGTAAGCTCATCGTGGCGGACTTTGGCGCGGAGAGCTGCGGCGACGCAGTGAGGCTGTATTGGCTCGTGGACGAGAAAACCGACCGCATTATGGATGCTAAATTTAAAAGCTTTGGCTGCGGCACGGCGGTGGCTAGCTCAGATACAATGGCCGAGCTTTGCGTCGGCAAGACCGTGGATGAAGCGGTCAAAATCACCAACATCGACGTGGAAAAAGCCATGCGCGATACGCCAGACGTCCCAGCCGTTCCGCCGCAAAAGATGCACTGCTCGGTTATGGCCTACGACGTCATCAAGGCCGCCGCAGCGCAGTACAAGGGCGTGGATCCGGAGCATTTCGAGGACGAGATCATCGTGTGCGAGTGCGCGCGCGTGAGCCTAGGCACGATCAAGGAGGTCATCCGCCTAAACGACCTACACACGGTCGAGGAGATCACGCAATACACCAAAGCAGGCGCCTTTTGCAAATCCTGCGTGCGCCCGGGCGGACACGAAAAGCGCGAGTATTATCTCGTGGATATCCTCGCAGACACCAGAGCCGAGATGGAGCAGGAGAAAAAGCAAGCCGTTATCGACGCGCAGGTTTCTGGCAAATTTGACAACGTGAGCTTTGAGAGCATGACCGTCGTTGGCCAGCTAAAGGCCATCGAGAGCGTCATCGACAGAGATATCCGCCCGATGCTGATGATGGACGGCGGTAACATGGAGATCCTCGATCTGCAAAAAGACGCCGAGGGTAAATTTGACGTCTATATCAGATATATTGGCGCTTGCAGCGGCTGCGCAAGCGGCGCGACGGGCACGCTATACGCGATCGAAAACGTATTGCAAGAAAACCTCAGTCCAAATATCCGCGTCCTACCTATCTGA
- a CDS encoding TOBE domain-containing protein, whose protein sequence is MFSARNQLQAQITEVREGAVNSLIVAKLQGGETVKATVTVDSQKALDLVAGKKVVYLFKASSIIVAKGENGLKLSATNQLKGKVVKVVEGAVNAEVDIEIAGGDKLSAIITNESAKNLALKAGDEVTAIIKASHIIIGA, encoded by the coding sequence ATGTTTAGCGCAAGAAATCAACTACAAGCTCAAATCACGGAGGTAAGAGAGGGAGCGGTAAACTCTCTAATCGTAGCAAAATTGCAAGGCGGAGAGACCGTAAAAGCAACCGTAACAGTAGATAGCCAAAAGGCTCTAGATCTAGTAGCAGGTAAAAAGGTAGTTTATCTATTTAAAGCTTCTTCTATCATAGTAGCTAAAGGCGAGAACGGTCTAAAGCTAAGCGCTACTAACCAACTAAAAGGTAAAGTAGTAAAAGTAGTAGAGGGTGCGGTAAACGCTGAAGTAGATATCGAGATAGCAGGCGGCGATAAGCTAAGCGCTATCATCACTAACGAATCTGCTAAAAACCTAGCTCTAAAAGCGGGCGATGAAGTAACTGCTATCATCAAAGCTAGCCATATTATTATAGGTGCTTAA